One part of the Malus sylvestris chromosome 2, drMalSylv7.2, whole genome shotgun sequence genome encodes these proteins:
- the LOC126585941 gene encoding transcription repressor OFP7-like, whose amino-acid sequence MAKRFKLRFSRVIPSFHSCRSKDPSTLPSNPVPSLATAPTPPLPSKTHHHSSSIKRHVLLCGCRPRPTLSDDDRRESTPDLHKFEWDREDKWHVVGKVYDINPRRKIYTSSASPDSNANDSVSPPPSSAIEKEQKKKTRRVNRKKKRTTSRIRISTSSFEAGLSSSEGGGGGFDDGEETKTLVSTRSSSRSLSTDSSPLTGRRKKKRSSSAARRSVSRKSAAGESEAVPARLSMFQRLIPCRVEGKVRESFAVVKKSEDPYEDFKRSMMEMVLEKQMFEERELEQLLHCFLSLNSREHHRVIVEAFTEIWEGLFCCSARS is encoded by the coding sequence ATGGCGAAACGTTTCAAGCTCCGATTCTCCCGAGTCATCCCCTCCTTCCATTCCTGCCGTTCAAAAGACCCCTCCACTCTCCCCTCAAATCCTGTCCCTTCCTTAGCCACCGCCCCAACACCACCTCTACCCTCCAAAACCCACCACCACTCTTCATCCATCAAACGCCACGTTTTACTCTGCGGTTGCCGACCAAGACCAACACTCTCCGACGACGATCGCAGGGAATCAACCCCCGATCTTCATAAGTTTGAGTGGGACCGAGAGGACAAGTGGCACGTGGTCGGAAAAGTCTACGACATCAACCCCCGACGCAAAATCTACACTTCCTCCGCCTCGCCCGACTCCAACGCAAACGACAGCGTTtctcctcctccctcctccGCCATagagaaggaacaaaagaagaaaacgcGACGAGTCaacagaaagaagaaaagaacgaCGAGTCGCATCCGGATCAGCACGTCCTCGTTCGAAGCCGGACTTTCCAGCAGCgaaggcggcggcggcggctTCGACGACGGCGAAGAAACCAAAACCCTAGTCTCCACCAGATCATcctccagaagcttgtccaCCGACTCCTCGCCGCTGACAGggcgaagaaagaagaagcggAGCAGCAGCGCCGCCAGGCGCAGTGTTTCAAGGAAGTCGGCGGCGGGGGAGAGCGAAGCCGTGCCGGCGAGGCTGTCGATGTTTCAGAGACTGATACCGTGCAGGGTGGAGGGAAAAGTAAGGGAGAGCTTCGCGGTGGTGAAGAAGTCGGAGGATCCGTACGAGGATTTTAAGAGGTCGATGATGGAGATGGTTTTGGAAAAGCAGATGTTTGAGGAGAGGGAACTGGAGCAACTGCTGCATTGCTTCTTGTCGTTGAATTCGAGAGAGCATCATAGGgttattgttgaagctttcactGAGATTTGGGAGGGTTTGTTCTGTTGTAGTGCAAGATCCTAA